In Arachis hypogaea cultivar Tifrunner chromosome 2, arahy.Tifrunner.gnm2.J5K5, whole genome shotgun sequence, a genomic segment contains:
- the LOC112728062 gene encoding uncharacterized protein: MDLLKQQHPRKLNLNAPLLSTKRYCFSSPSDNNSLCAGAGVPFSWKQAPGKPKHNDKNDYAEAGDTPRPRLPPPVADVSDDDDDEVYSDAMDVFSLSEALDIVQKKSEKARYNNNSNTNEGLLRLKIQESDGYQSPTYMINRFLPDATALAASSALHFPSNCDEKGCETCSYQECCLSSARSSVVRNDNYNDNAYSYSYSYSPKDCYCGLEVLLPWRVKHKLCSMKSPVLLPPLKKKKAEEHNQRGGAKQKKHRRRSSSSTLTHLPCSCTNSKEDSI, translated from the coding sequence ATGGACTTGTTGAAACAACAACACCCAAGAAAGCTGAACTTGAATGCGCCACTTTTATCAACAAAGCGTTACTGTTTTTCTTCACCGTCGGATAATAATTCACTGTGTGCAGGTGCAGGAGTTCCATTTTCGTGGAAGCAAGCACCGGGAAAGCCAAAGCACAATGACAAGAATGATTACGCCGAAGCCGGCGACACCCCTCGGCCAAGACTACCACCACCGGTCGCTGATGTTagtgacgacgacgacgacgaggtTTACTCAGATGCTATGGATGTTTTCTCTCTTTCAGAAGCTCTGGACATTGTTCAAAAGAAATCAGAGAAGGCGCGTTACAATAACAATAGCAACACTAACGAAGGATTGTTGCGATTAAAGATTCAAGAATCTGACGGTTACCAATCGCCGACTTACATGATCAACCGCTTCCTTCCCGATGCGACGGCGTTGGCCGCCTCCTCCGCATTGCATTTTCCGAGCAACTGCGACGAGAAAGGTTGCGAAACGTGCAGTTACCAAGAATGTTGTTTATCATCAGCAAGATCCTCCGTCGTGAGAAACGATAATTATAACGAtaatgcttattcttattcttattcttactcTCCGAAAGATTGTTATTGCGGCCTTGAGGTTCTGTTGCCGTGGCGCGTGAAGCATAAGCTTTGTTCCATGAAGAGCCCTGTGTTGTTGCCGCCTCTTAAGAAGAAGAAGGCGGAGGAGCATAATCAGCGCGGTGGCGCCAAGCAGAAGAAGCATCGGCGTCGTTCTTCGTCATCAACACTTACACACTTGCCTTGTTCTTGTACAAATTCTAAAGAGGATAGTATATGA